A window from Physeter macrocephalus isolate SW-GA chromosome 11, ASM283717v5, whole genome shotgun sequence encodes these proteins:
- the GNB5 gene encoding guanine nucleotide-binding protein subunit beta-5 isoform X2, producing MKTRRTLKGHGNKVLCMDWCKDKRRIVSSSQDGKVIVWDSFTTNKEHAVTMPCTWVMACAYAPSGCAIACGGLDNKCSVYPLTFDKNENMAAKKKSVAMHTNYLSACSFTNSDMQILTASGDGTCALWDVESGQLLQSFHGHGADVLCLDLAPSETGNTFVSGGCDKKAMVWDMRSGQCVQAFETHESDINSVRYYPSGDAFASGSDDATCRLYDLRADREVAIYSKESIIFGASSVDFSLSGRLLFAGYNDYTINVWDVLKGSRVSILFGHENRVSTLRVSPDGTAFCSGSWDHTLRVWA from the exons GATGGGAAGGTGATCGTGTGGGATTCCTTCACTACTAACAAG GAGCACGCGGTCACAATGCCCTGCACGTGGGTGATGGCATGTGCATATGCCCCATCGGGATGTGCCATTGCATGCGG CGGTTTGGATAATAAGTGTTCTGTGTATCCACTGACGtttgacaaaaatgaaaacatggctGCCAAAAAGAAGTCTGTTGCTATGCACACCAACTACCTGTCGGCCTGCAGCTTTACCAATTCTGACATGCAG ATCCTGACAGCGAGTGGCGACGGCACGTGTGCCCTGTGGGACGTGGAGAGCGGGCAGCTGCTGCAGAGCTTCCATGGGCACGGGGCCGACGTGCTCTGCTTGGACCTGGCTCCCTCAGAAACCGGGAACACCTTTGTATCTGGG GGATGTGACAAGAAAGCCATGGTGTGGGACATGCGCTCCGGACAGTGCGTGCAGGCCTTTGAAACACACGAATCTGACATCAACAGTGTCCG ATACTACCCGAGCGGAGATGCCTTTGCTTCAGGATCAGATGATGCTACG TGTCGCCTCTACGACCTCCGGGCAGACAGGGAGGTTGCCATCTATTCCAAAGAGAGTATTATCTTTGGAGCTTCCAGCGTGGACTTCTCCCTCAGTG GTCGCCTGCTGTTTGCTGGATACAACGATTATACCATCAACGTCTGGGATGTCCTCAAGGGATCCCGAGTCTCCATCTTGTTTGGACATGAAAACCGTGTTAGTACTCTACGTGTTTCCCCTGATGGGACTGCCTTTTGCTCAGGATCATGGGATCATACCCTCAGA GTCTGGGCTTAA